The genome window gatagacagagacagagacagagagagacagagacagagacagacaggacggagacagagatagagatagagagaaatagGTAGTGAACGACATACAAGAGAAGGTCAACACAAAGCAAAGGTAATTAACAAACAAGGGCCCACCTGTTTACGGGACGCAGCTGTTGTACTGCTAGAAGTATTTGTACTAGTGATGATCCTCCCTCCCTGCAGCTCCTTCTTCCATTTCTTCGTTTTTTCCTTGGGGTCTGAAGGCAGCGGATTCAGGATGAGAATCTTTGCAATAAGTCCGTACAGGATGGTGGCCAACATGAGTGGCAGCACGTAAAAGACCGCGAAGTCCGTGAAGTAAATCGGCAGATAGTAATTTCGGGACACTTTGTACGCGCAGGTGACGAGAACGACGTTGTCATAAACTAATTCCTTAGTGTCTGAGAGGAAAAACCACATGACACAGTAGACCGAGGTTAGAGCCCACACTACTATGATGATCTTTTTCGCCCTGGAAAGAGTGCACAAGAACTGCGCTTTTATGGGGTGGCAAATTGCGATATAGCGCTCCACGGTGAACGCCGTGATGGAGCACGAAGACGCATTGATGCCCAGGTACTGGAAATAAGTAATGCCCAGGCACCCCACGTAGCCGTACACCCACTCTCCGTAAACGGCCTCTGAGATGTTGGGCAGACCCGCAGCGGTCAGGACCATGAGGTCCGCCACGGCCAGGCTCACCAGGTAACAGTTGGTCGGGGTCCGCATGTGTTTGGTGGTGAGCACCACCATGATCACCATGACGTTCCCCACGATGCCCACCCCGCAGATCAGAGACACTAGGAAGATGCTGGCCACTTTGTATTCGATGCTGTAATCGGTCCACATGCCAAGGGTCTGGTTGTCCTGCACCAGCGTGTCATTGTCCGCAGCTATGTTATCAAGAGTTATGTTATCCATGATGGAGTGTTAGTAAGCCTGTGTCTGATTTGGCTGACATTTAAGAGTGCACTTTAAAAAACGTCAGATGAAGTCCTAGGTCTATAAAGTCCGGAAGGAACGAGGTTTGGAATCCAAGATCATTATTGCAACCAATAAAAAAGTCTCAATATGTTTTCCTATATCCTTCGAAATCTATAATCCAGAACGAGGGTGTGAAACAATATCCCATGTCAAAATACGCTCTCCGAGGTTGAGCCTTGTTCTTGAAGTTTGCACTCAGAGTTCTCGGTGCGTGTTGCGCCTCCCAGCTCCGCTCCTGCCCGACTGATCACACAGTCTAGACATGAGTGAGCGCTCCTGGAGGAAAGGCTTCCTGTAGCGACATCTGGGCTCGGAGGGACAACACTTCATCCCACGAGACTCGTGGATAGGGGGGCCCCCCACAATAGTTTCTTTATAGATACATTGGTTGTATTCAATGACTCTCAGACTGTGAATATAGGCACCTTGCACTAAGTTAACGTGTGGTGTATTATGGTTTGATGCATGATTGCAACAGGCCTATGTGGAGAAATTCATAGTCATTTTATAATTTAACAATGCAtggtgcattttttttttttttttaagtacatAGATATCCTATAAGGCCTACTCCCCTTGTGAACAGCAATGACGCGCAAAATGCTCAAAtgaaaataaccaaagattACCCTTCAAACTGTTTTACTTTATTCAAACAGTAACCGGGAATAATTATCTTCAATGAAACCTCAACAGTGCTGTTTCCGTTTATAATGAATATTGTGAGAAAACGTCCCAGTCATGTCCCATACAAAATAGGCCTACTGTCCATATGGAGAGTGTGCAGATCTGCATCGGCCTATTGGCCATAAAGAAGAGATACGATTTGTTGAAATGGGCGTCGAGCCTTCCAAATGCAACAGCTTCCAAATGCAATTCCATCACACATATCGACCCATGAGGTCGTTTTGCTGTTTAATCTAAGCAATTCATCCAAAAGTGAGGCAGATGTGCACCTGCTATTTCTGGTgtttaacatacacacaccgcaccaaaacacacgcacaggcacgcacacgcgcacacacacacacacacacacacgcgcgcgcgcacacgcacacgcgcacgcacacgcgcgcgcacacacacacacacacacacacacacacacacacacacacacacacacacacacacacacacacacacacacacacacacacacacacacacacacacatcccacttTTCCGTGCGTCATACGATCCTGGGACCACACAATGTTCTGTGACGTTTAAGAGGAACAACAGGGCTCCGCGGATGTTTTAGTGGTTCACTTGTCCCCCGGGGTCCCAGAAGTACACACACCTGTATATTAGACAGGCGGAAGTCCCTCCGCGCCCCCGAGTGCCTCACTTATACCCCAGGGGCACTCGAGGTAGAGACCTGTCCTTTATTAGACTAGACGGCGTGCTCTTATTTGAACATCGCTTTCACAGCGGGTCACGGAGACAATCATTTGAGCTATGAAATAAAAGTAGGCCTAGCCAAAATGGTGACAATTTCCCATTTTCCCCTGCATGCATCCATTAACACCCTTAGCTTATTCTGACG of Gadus macrocephalus chromosome 11, ASM3116895v1 contains these proteins:
- the trhra gene encoding thyrotropin-releasing hormone receptor, whose protein sequence is MDNITLDNIAADNDTLVQDNQTLGMWTDYSIEYKVASIFLVSLICGVGIVGNVMVIMVVLTTKHMRTPTNCYLVSLAVADLMVLTAAGLPNISEAVYGEWVYGYVGCLGITYFQYLGINASSCSITAFTVERYIAICHPIKAQFLCTLSRAKKIIIVVWALTSVYCVMWFFLSDTKELVYDNVVLVTCAYKVSRNYYLPIYFTDFAVFYVLPLMLATILYGLIAKILILNPLPSDPKEKTKKWKKELQGGRIITSTNTSSSTTAASRKQVTKMLAVVVVLFALLWMPYRTLVVVNSFLHTVYQDTNFLLFCRLCIYLNSAINPVIYNAMSQKFRAAFKKLCHCGARRAPKPASCSVQLTYSVIKETSNGESPDHFTTEMDELARPTDHFLPRSILPANHKMSYEEPHLSSSVVKA